A window of the Microplitis mediator isolate UGA2020A chromosome 5, iyMicMedi2.1, whole genome shotgun sequence genome harbors these coding sequences:
- the LOC130668439 gene encoding protein obstructor-E-like — protein sequence MKYYLISAILILGSNAQESFKCPDDFGFYPHHLSCDKYWKCDNNVAELKTCGNGLAFDASDAKFLTENCDYLHNVECGERTQLEPPISTPHCSRLYGIFPDEKKCDVFWNCWNGEASRYQCSPGLAYDREARVCMWADQVAECRIDEVAGGFGCPAAGEIAGASGSFSRHAHPEDCRKYYICIEGIAREYGCPVGTVFKIGDSDGSGACEDPEDVPGCEDYYGDLDLKSIRKSELLAGTDQSNSGKPQGKPRPNHVSSRPQPVQE from the exons atgaAGTACTACTTAATCTCAGCAATTCTTATTCTTG GATCAAATGCACAGGAATCTTTCAAATGCCCTGATGATTTTGGCTTCTATCCTCATCATTTATCATGTGACAAATATTGGAAGTGTGACAATAATGTTGCTGAGTTAAAAACTTGTGGAAATGGTCTTGCCTTTGATGCTTCAGATGCTAAATTCCTTActgaaaattgtgattattTGCACAATGTTGAATGTGGTGAGAGAACTCAACTTGAGCCTCCAATCAGCACTCCTCACTGCTCTCGTCTCTATGGTATTTTCCCGGATGAGAAGAAATGTGACGTCTTCTGGAATTGCTGGAATGGCGAAGCATCCCGGTACCAATGCAGTCCTGGACTTGCTTACGATCGCGAAGCTCGTGTTTGTATGTGGGCCGATCAAGTTGCCGAATGCCGAATTGATG AGGTAGCTGGAGGATTCGGATGCCCAGCTGCTGGAGAAATTGCTGGAGCTTCGGGAAGTTTTTCCAGGCACGCACATCCTGAAGACTGCAGAAAATACTACATTTGTATAGAAGGTATTGCTAGAGAATACGGATGTCCTGTTGGCACTGTCTTCAAAATTGGTGATTCCGATGGAAGTGGTGCTTGCGAAGACCCAGAAGATGTTCCCGGATG TGAGGATTACTACGGTGATTTGGATCTGAAAAGCATAAGAAAGAGCGAACTTCTCGCTGGTACAGATCAATCAAATTCAGGCAAACCACAAGGAAAGCCCAGGCCGAATCACGTGTCATCGAGACCTCAACCTGttcaagaataa